The window ATGATGTGCATCAACAGCAGCCGTGCTCGCCGTGCTCCGCTGAAGAGGGTCAGATGTACATGGCGCATGTGTCTAGGACAAGCGACATTCGCGCAAACCAAATCGGGTATTCTACGAAGGAGCTAGCACTTGGTGTTGCACCGCACACCATGCCAAACTAGACCTATACCGTGCAAGACCAAATACTAGCTCCTTCGTACATTCCCTCGCTCTTTCATGTTCGTCACACCACCATCCATCAGTCTCTCAAACTGACTCCTCGGGCCATCTCCCCATCAGTTCTGGTGCAAAGTTGACCATGTAGCAGACATCCTCCTCGTTCACCCTCCGCACTTCCAGCTCTTCAAGATTCCCCACAATGGCGTCAATACCATCCATGCCTTCCATTTCTTCGTCATCGACATCATCACTTTCACCAAGCTCTTCATCATCTAAAGCAGGCATGTGAAGGTACCCAGTCTTCTTGACCTCCACCTCCATCCCAGGCTCTGCCTCGTCCATGTCGAAGATCAGCTCGCCAAAACCCGAATCAGCTCTTTCGATCCTGACAAAATTTCCAACATCCATGGGCTCCTCATCGAAGAATTCCATGGGCGAGAATACATCAAGTTCCGACAGCGCAGAACCCAGCGATGACGGTGTCGAGCCGCCGTGCAAACACTCACGCTGGAGGTAGGCGGCGTCGTGCTCGTTGATACCAAAGGCTTGAAGGTGGGTAAGTGAGTAGTGACCAGTAAGCGGCCGCTCAAACGCCTCGCCTTGAACGGCGGTGAAAACCTCCAGCCTATCGCCAAACTCGCTTCGCAGATCATCAACAACGCCGGCTGCGAACCAAGCATTCTCCAGTTCCACACGCACTTGCTTGGCGACGTCAAAGAGGAGCAGGGCGCGGAGAGCATGCGTGATAGGGTGCGTGTCGTGCAGGACCGAATCGTCGATGCGCGTCTGCAGAATCGGAGAAATCTTTGATGAAAACACAAGAGTGAGGACTTCCAGGTGGGTACCAGTACGGGTGAGGGCGACGATGGAGCGAGCCACTTCTCGAGTATCTGCCAGTTCGGGTCGGCCAATGCTTGTGCATAGAGTAAGCTGCCTGAGGTATGTTAGGTACCTGTCTGCCATCGGTGGCAGGATCGTGGCACCCTTTGAGTGGACAGCAGGAAGGGATACCGTGAAGGGATTGCGTTGGTAGTAGTATGATGCCGCTTCCTGGTGTACAAGTGTGCATGTCCTCAGCACTGCAAGGCCATCTGTGCAAAGCTCGTCGTAGATGATGTTGCGCACCTCGGCGGGGAGATTGGTAAAACTGGTAAAGATCGACATCATGATATCAGAATCCTGATGGTCTGGCAGTGCGCTCAAAGAGTTGGATCAAGTATCGATGGCGACAGTAACGATGAGCGGAGGAGGTGGATGAGGTAACGCGATGCTGTGTTCGTCAAGGCGAAACCGTCGACGCGTGATAATGAAGTGCGCCGAAGAAGGGAATCAAAATGATCTTCCAGACCGATGGGGCTGAGGTATTTGTAGTGGCAAGCGTGTTCAGAGATCAATCTTGAGCGCGCTCCGGTCAGATCAGTCGTGGAGAAAGGTGCTGCAAGATCATCCGTCGACTGCTACGGTACCGAGAAGCTGTGGGATATGCTACCGCTATGTACGCAGCCGAGAGTCCCAACACGCGAGGGTGCCAATAGGTGGAGGCTGCGAGTGCCTATAAGCGAACCGTAGATGGAGGACCATACACCCACTATGACTCAAGCGGTTGGCGCAGCACCCACACAGGCACCCAGAAAGGTCATGCGGGTACTCGTGACATGGCGTCCTAGTCGTAGGTTCTTGGAAGCTGGTGGTGGCTACGCGTCGTTGCCTTGCCTCAGGCAGGAGCTTGGGTGTGTGTAGACAGTTCGTCGAGCCAATGACAATCGAAGAAAGATGTGCAAAGAGCCCTGAGAGATTGAATTGAATAGAACAGTCAAGTCCTCACTTGTATTGGGTGGGGTGTCTGCCTACGTATCCGGTCCGTCATGGTGTCACGTACAGCCAGGTCATTCGCGCGCTGTATCTTCTGAGCGTATACGAGGTTAGCATTCGAATCCGCAAATGGAGATGATTTGAGCCAACGCCTTTCATTAGTCGTGCTTTCCACCTCGAATGCTTCAGTGCAGACATCCACCTCGGATGTTCTCGATCTCTCCGCAAACGTCGTTGTGTTGCGGGAGGATCTGACCCATGTCACGGGCGGCCTCCTAGCCGTGACGCACAACCAACGTGGGAGTGAGGTGCTCGTGGATGAGCGTATCAAGGGAAGTACCGGTAAGTGTTGTTCGAGTGAGGTGTTGTGAGGACACGGGCGATGACGCCATCCAGGGTTCACCCCTCGGAAGGACAGGAAGGAGCGAGCTGCCCCTCCTCGGCGCGAAGAAAATGTTGACTCGCGCGACAGTGAATGCTGCAACGCGCTAGGCCTCTCTCTCGCACCTGCCATACTCGCAGTCTCCCCTGCCTTCTCTCTCGCAACATCTCCCTCCCGTATCGCAAGATGGCCGGCGTTCCCAGCAGCTACGATGGTGCGCACCTTCCCCGCCGCACCCCGCGTCAACAGCGTCAACACGACTAACAGCAGAGACAGCGCCCGTCCACATCGCCGTAATTGGCGGCACTGGCATCCAGTCGCTGCCTGGCTTCAGGCTTGCTGCGACTCTGGACGTCGACACGCCGTGGGGCAAGCCGTCGTCGCCCATCAGCATCCTGCACCAcccctcgccctcgaccgGCCAGGACGTGCCCATTGCCTTCCTCTCGCGTCACGGCCTCTCCCACGAGCTTGCCCCGCACGAGGTCAAGAACCAGGCCAACATCGCCGCTCTGCGACACCTCGGCGTGCGCACCATCATCGCCTTCTCCGCCGTCGGCTCGCTGCAGGAGGAGGTCCGCCCGCGCGACTTTGTAGTGCCCGACCAGATCATCGACCGCACCAAGGGCATCCGCCCCTTCACCTACTTCGAAAAGGGCATGGTTGGCCACGTGGGCTTCGGCGACCCCTTCGACTCCAAGCTGGCGGACCTTGTGCGCAAGTGCGGCCACAGCctggagggcgagggcgtcACGCTGCACGACAAGGGCACCATCATCTGCATGGAGGGGCCGCAGTTCAGCACCCGTGCAGAGTCCAACATGTACCGCAGCTGGGGCGGCACCGTCATCAACATGTCTGCTCTGCCCGAGGCCAAGCTGGCGCGAGAGGCCGAGATTGCCTACCAGATGATCTGCATGGCGACCGACTACGACTGCTGGAGGGGCGCCGAGGGCGAGGACGTCAACGTCGAAATGGTCATGGGCCACATGAAGGCCAACGCGGACAACGCAAGGCGCTTTGTCGGTGCCGTCTTGAACGACCTGAGCAAGGAGGAGCATGCCGAGCTGGTGCAGGGCAAGCACCTTGAGAACCAGACAAGATTCGCAGGCTCCATGACCAAGAAGGAGGCTCGTGGGCAGGAAACTGAGAAGAAGCTGCAGTGGCTCTTCCCCGGCTACTTTGACTGAGCAGGCCACGAGCGCAAGACTGTCCTGCTAGCAAGTACCACGACATGCAACCATAGACTTGGGTCTCAACTACCCGCGAAAAGCATTACAAATCTCAAGTCCAATGCAGCTTGGCGCACACAGCAGCCTTGCTTCCGCCCAATTCACCCAGTCAACGCTGCACCCTCTTTGGGCAGGTCATGATCAACAGCTTTCCATCGAACAGCGAGTATCGACATCATCGAAATGCGGGAAGGAACATCGATAGGTACCCGCATCCATCGTCCAATGCATGATGCGCCGCGGACTGATCTCTCAGACCAAACTCATTGCACCTTCCCGATTCGGCTAGCATGACACGCACCATCGATGAACCACCAAGCTCTGAACGTTGACTAACACCAAAGCAACCAGAACTTGTTCAGTCAACGGCACATCATCGCACTTGCAGTCCTGTCGTGATCGCTGTCAAACTAGAAAGGTAACACAAACGTTGCGATGCATGCCACAACAACGACTTTGCGTAATACAAGTGACAAGTCGGCGAAGCAGATTCAGTATTGCGTGCATATGTGCCGAAGTTGATTGTGAGAACCCTTGGACAACAGACCTTACCTTCCTTATCGCGCAGATCGACATACCTCCGGCGTCGCTAATTCCCGCGGGGAGGCAATCCACAGCATCCTTGTATGACGGGTAACGGCCGGCAGTCCCACACTACGTAGGTGCAGGTAGCCATAACGACCACATCTATAAGAACTCTTGTGGCGGTCGCAAGACGAGACTCCGCCCGATTGTCTTCCAACCATCACGTGCCTTGTCCTTCCAACGGGCGACGTCCAATATCATCGGCATCATGGTCTCAGCTTGGTTCGTTGCGAGGGTTTCTGTGGCATTTGCGCCCTTGGCCAGCGTCGTCGCTCAGTATGCTACACCTCCAGTGCTGCCTGAGCTCTTGGATGCAACTGGAGACGAACTTGTCTCTGGGCTAGAAGCCGGCGACTTCACGAGTCTGGATCTGGTTCAGGTGCGTAGCTCGTACATGGTCTTCATATCAGAAACTGACCAACCACAGGCCTACGTAGGACGTATACTCGAGGTCAACTCGACCCTTCATATGGTCACCGAGATCAACCCAGATGCCTGGAAGATAGCAAAGGAGCTGGATGAGGAGCGTGCGTGTGGCAAGATTCGAGGGTAAGTCAGAAACCACTGAGTGCTGAAGATCGATATTAACCCTCCGTACAGCCCTCTTCACGGACTTCCGATTCTCATCAAGAACAACATCGCCACTGCCGACGAGATGAACAACACCGCTGGCTCGTTTTCGTTACTTGGAGCCAAGGCTCCCCGCGATGCAACAGTTGCTGCCAAACTCCGTGCTGCAGGTGCGATTCTTCTCGGCAAGACCAATCTGTCTCAATGGGCCAACTACCGCTCTGCAAACTCATCCAACGGATGGTCTGCCTACGGTGGCCAGACGTACGGTGCTTACTATCCTGGTCAAGATcccagcggcagcagcagtggAAGTGGTGTTTCAGCCAGTCTAGGCTTGGCGTTTGGCACTTTGGGCACAGAGACTGATGGCAGCATCGTGTCACCAAGCGAGTTGAACAACGTTGTTGGCATCAAGCCTACAGTAAGAGCCGTCAGTATTGCAAAGTAGGACGGAGCTGATAGTGACTTAGGTCGGCCTGACTAGTAGAGCCCTGGTGATTCCCATCTCAGAACACCAGGACACCGTTGGACCGATAGCTCGTACCGTCAAAGACGCCGCTTACATCTTGCAAGCCATTGCGGGCCCGGACCAGTACGACAATTACACCTCCGCCATTCCGTGGGCTTCCCACTCTACCAATGCGACTGTCCCGAACTATGTCGCGGCTTGCAAGCTCGACGCTCTTGCTGGCAAGCGCATCGGTATCCCACGCAACGCCCTCGGTTCCCGCAATGTCATATCTGCGCCCATCTTCGATGCTTTTGACGCCGCTATTGCCGTCCTGCGTGAGGCCGGCGCCATCGTCGTCGACAACACAAACTACACTGCCTACGCTGCCTATCTGAACTCCACAGCTGAGAACATTGTCCTTGCCGGCGACTTTGGCCCGAACCTTGCTGCCTATCTCGCGCAATTGACATACAATCCCACCGACGTCAATGATCTCGAGGAGGTACGCAACTTCACGCAAACCTTCCCTGCTGAGGAATACCCCAGCCGCGATACTGCGGTCTTCGACACCGCGCTTGCTCTGAACTTCACCAACACGAGCCCTCAGTTCTGGGCCGCCTACCAGGAGGATCTCTTTCTCGGCGGACCAGGCGGCATCCTCGGTGCGCTGGCAAACTACAATCTCGACGCTGTTGTGGTGCCCACGTTCACCGCATCATCCATCTCCGCCATCATCGGCGCTCCCATCGTCACCGTTCCTCTCGGGGCCTATCCGTCCAACACGACCGTCATCCCGAACGCACGGGGAAATCTGAATGCCACCGCGCCCAACATTCCGTTCGGTATTGCGTTTGCGGGCAAGCACTGGAGTGAGGAGAGCCTGATTGGCTTCGCGTATGCGTACGAGCAGCGGACGCATGTCAGGACAAAAGTGAAGCCGTATGTCCAGCCCAGCATCGAGTTGGCTGGTGTTTTGGGAAACAAAACAAGCAAAGTCTAACAGAGATGGGAGGTGGCACGTGATATCACTCTTGGCATGATTGGACAAGTATTCGCTGCGGTATTTTGCTTAAAACAATGGATAAGATGTTAGTCCTGTGGAACGTACACCACGACAAGAGTGGTGAAATCTCACACTTCGACTGCGACGTGGGCTTGTGAAGTCGGAACGAAGCTATTGTGTTGCCGCATGTCACCAAGGCAGGCAAGGCAGGAAGACCTTGTACATGGGAACTGTGGGTGGAAGCCGAATTCAATATATACAGGTGCTTCAACCGTAGCAAACGGCGGCTATATACACACCAGACACCTTGCAAATCCATCACCGCAACACTCCCCTCGGCGCGCCACCTAGCAGCTCTTCGTGAACCCGCTGGTCGTGCAGAGCGTTCCATCCGGCCCCGAACCAAGCTTGGTCGAGCTGCCACTGCCCTTGACGACGCCCTTGTAGCGATCGCAGCTCTTGTTGTTGCTCTGGCACGAGTCGATGATCTTGCAAGTATCGCCAAAGTTGGTATTGATGCCGCACAGCACGCCGCCGTCCCTTGCCGTCACGCCCTCGAGGATGATGTTGCGCGGGCCGCCATTTGCGGTGCAGTCGCCGCAGCTGCGGATCAGCTTACCGTAGTCTTCAGCGTAGAAGTCCTTGATGCTGACGGTGCCACGACCGTTGAACTGGAAGATCTTGTCGGCGGCGCCTAGGCCGCGGTTAGTCGTTTTGGGGCTGTTTGCCTGGCCTGGCTCGGTAACGTACCCTTTGCTCCTCCGCCGATGACGCGCGATGTCTTCCCTGCGGGCTGCTTGAATGTCGCCGCGTCTTCGCACACGTCCTCCCACCATACGTTTTCGAGCGTGCAGGCGCCGCGGCAGTGGATGCCTTCGGCTTGCGCCTTGGACAGGATTACGTTCTTGATCGTGGCCCCGTCTTCGGCGATGAACATGGCGGCTGCTTCGTCGGTTTCCGTCTGGTCCTGGCACGTGTCTGGAGAGCGGCTGTAGCGTACCATCTTGCCGTCAAAGACGGTGCCGGCAGGGATGAGCTTCGCGGCTGGGAGGCCGGTTGATGAAGCAGGCGTGGGGAAAGCTGTTGCAGTTGGGGCCGCAAGCGCGGTGCCTAGAAAAAGAGCAACGGCTGCGAGTGTGGCCTTCATTGCAAAGATGGACTGGCTTGAGGTGGGACGGTAGTGAGGTTGACCATGTAAAGGATCTCAGTGTTGCCTGGtagtaatatatataccATTCACCATAATACATCTACACACTCATGATATCGTTCACCTGGCTAGTATCTGATGGAGTCATGGAGATCCAGCTTGCCATTCGTGGAACCGATGCGGTCTTCGATATTGCCTCAGTTCCTCCAATGGGGGCCTTC of the Ascochyta rabiei chromosome 20, complete sequence genome contains:
- a CDS encoding S-methyl-5'-thioadenosine phosphorylase is translated as MAGVPSSYDAPVHIAVIGGTGIQSLPGFRLAATLDVDTPWGKPSSPISILHHPSPSTGQDVPIAFLSRHGLSHELAPHEVKNQANIAALRHLGVRTIIAFSAVGSLQEEVRPRDFVVPDQIIDRTKGIRPFTYFEKGMVGHVGFGDPFDSKLADLVRKCGHSLEGEGVTLHDKGTIICMEGPQFSTRAESNMYRSWGGTVINMSALPEAKLAREAEIAYQMICMATDYDCWRGAEGEDVNVEMVMGHMKANADNARRFVGAVLNDLSKEEHAELVQGKHLENQTRFAGSMTKKEARGQETEKKLQWLFPGYFD
- a CDS encoding Amidase, producing the protein MVSAWFVARVSVAFAPLASVVAQYATPPVLPELLDATGDELVSGLEAGDFTSLDLVQAYVGRILEVNSTLHMVTEINPDAWKIAKELDEERACGKIRGPLHGLPILIKNNIATADEMNNTAGSFSLLGAKAPRDATVAAKLRAAGAILLGKTNLSQWANYRSANSSNGWSAYGGQTYGAYYPGQDPSGSSSGSGVSASLGLAFGTLGTETDGSIVSPSELNNVVGIKPTVGLTSRALVIPISEHQDTVGPIARTVKDAAYILQAIAGPDQYDNYTSAIPWASHSTNATVPNYVAACKLDALAGKRIGIPRNALGSRNVISAPIFDAFDAAIAVLREAGAIVVDNTNYTAYAAYLNSTAENIVLAGDFGPNLAAYLAQLTYNPTDVNDLEEVRNFTQTFPAEEYPSRDTAVFDTALALNFTNTSPQFWAAYQEDLFLGGPGGILGALANYNLDAVVVPTFTASSISAIIGAPIVTVPLGAYPSNTTVIPNARGNLNATAPNIPFGIAFAGKHWSEESLIGFAYAYEQRTHVRTKVKPYVQPSIELAGVLGNKTSKV